One Coprobacter fastidiosus genomic window, TAAAAGATTCTGATATCTTGTATTTAAGCGGGGAATATAATATATAACGAAGAAAATTATAAAAAACAGCAAAAATTCAAATGAATTGATAATCATAACTTTATATATCGGTTTATTTTACAAATATTCCCTTCTCTTTCGATATTCTCTCCTGAACACTTCGACAAAATCGTTCAGAACCTGTTTTAATTTTGCACAGTCCTTTTTCGAGAGTTGCGTTTGAGAGTGTTTCTCTATTTCCGATAAAAGAGCATAACAAGCTATATGACGTGCAAAAACAAGAAACAGACCGGAAAAACGCAAAAATGACCTGATATAATTTTCTTACCGAAAAATTCAGACAGGTCACCACTACAATTTAGCATGAATCGTTTCAACCATTTCTCCGACATTTTTCCAAGATAAAATTTCTTTTGAAGTAAATTTTATCTTAAACGATTTTTCGATTGCCACAACGAGCTGAATATGAGTTAAGGAGTCCCATTCTTCTATATCATTTGCCGTTGTCTGAGATGTCAATGAAATGTTTTCTTCATCCAATACATCCCTAAAAATATTTTGAACTTTACTTAAAATATCTTCTTGAGTCATATCATAAATTATTTAGACAATATATAACAAGTTTTATCTATATAAGAATCTACATCAAGCATATAAAGGTTTTTCTCCATTTCCGGTAACTTTACAAACCCTAATTGTGCATAATGATCCTCCACCATCTTATTTTTAACGGTCGGGATATACTCTCCGATAATCTTCTTAAACCCGTTTTCTCTGGCATATCTCACTAAGACATTCAGAGTAAACCGTTCCATTCCTCGTTTCAATACCCTGCAACTCATAAACCACGTATCGATAAAAAGAGTCTTAGCACGGTTGTCTTTCTCAAGTATAACCACACAAATAAGTCCGTTATCCCCGAACTTATCTGCAAGCGTAAATGTAAAAGGAGCATAACGTTCCGGGTCTTTACCCATGCGCTCGATATCTCCTTCAGTATAACGTACCGTACGCAAATTAAATTGATTAGAACGTTGCGAAAGCTGTGCGACACGGGGAATATTAAAAGGCGTAAACGCTTGTATATCGGAAACCATTTCCAGACTTGCAAGAAATTCATCTTCATTTGCAAAACTCATTCTCTCCGATACTCGCCGGGCTTCTACTTGATACTGTCGGGTACGTTCCGAATCTGCAGCAGAATATGAAACTGTTTCAAAAAGATTCAGTCCATACAAATATTCAAGATATTCACCGGGATCTTCTGGCAATTCAGGAACGACTATATCCGGAATATTCACACGCACCATATTGCGTTCAAAAGGATTATCATCCAAAAATACCATAGAATCAAATCCTATATTCAGAATTTGCTGTATTCGACGTATATTATCCGCTTTATTTTCCCAATTAGCGACAAACACCGCGATATCATCCAATTTCAATATCATATCGGGATGTTTGACAAACGGCTCTTTCGCTACAGACTCGGTATTCTTACTGCATACTGCAAGAATTACCCCTCTCTCTTTCAGTTTTTTAATCCATAATTGGAACTCTGAAAAAGCTTTGCCGATACCCAAACCATGACCGATCTGAATATTTTCTATACCGTCATCTCCGATAACCCCTCCCCAAAGCGTATTATCGAGATCCAATACAAGACATTTCTTTATCTTTCCTTTCAGCGCACAAATAATATCGAGTATTCGGGATGCAACCCAAGGTAAAGCTTCGATAGACAATACCATTTCGGTACTGACATAAATCGACGGCTGAAATACGGCATCCCGCCCCAGTTTATTCTGTATCGTCGCTAGATCGCAGATATAAAGATTAGGACATTCCCGAGCTACCTCCATCAATTTGTAATTAAGTTTACGCAATTGATAAAGGAAAGAAAATTCTACCTGATTGGCAAAATTACCGAAAACGGCATCGTCTATTTCCGGATAATTACAATAAATAATTTTCGCATCGGTAGTCTCACAAATTGTCCTCACAAAATCCAAACGTTCATCAGCCAACCGTAACCGGTCTGCATCCCCACATTTCCCATACCGAGTAAGTAATTTATGCGTTGACTGGAAAACAACGATATAATCTGCATCAAACCGATATAGATCAGATGCTTTATCCAGAAACTGTCGTTCTACCTGATTATATTCTGCTTCAAAAAGCTCTATATCAAAACCTCGCTCCACGCCAGTACCGTAAATTGCCATAGCGAGAAACTGCGTGGCTGTATCACCGACAACTGCAACTTTAATATGCGGTAAATTTTTGATCTCAGCCCGTCTGGAATATATCTTTTTTAAAGCGTTGAAAGAATTCATATCGTCATTTTTGTTTCACAAAGACAGACTGCATCCCAGCAAAATAATCGAATATATTTTTATTTTACATTCGGTTTGCACGGTCTTTCTTTCACAAAGATATATCTTTTAAAGGAAATCATAAAATGTAGGTCGGCTTTTTCCTTCCACAAATAAATCGAAGTCATATTCAGAGCCAGTTTTAATTCTCCGATAAGAAAATGTTATCAGATCATTTTTACGTCTTCTTCCGGTCTTTTTCCCCATTTTCATTTGTCTGGTAGCCCGCCACCATCTCCGTAAAAACCACAAAATACCCTTAAAAGAAACTTTCAAGTTCGACCCGAACAAAATTTAGGCAGGCTCTTAGCAATTAATGCGTAGCCTTATACCACTCCGTATCGGTTTTTGACACGGTAAGGGAATGTTTACTCGGATCTGATGTCGTTATTCCAGAGAAAGTATAAATCGGAACTCTACCTTTGGTCACAGAATAAAAATAGTCCGTATGCACTTTATACGGCACAGCCCGAGACAACTGCTGCTCAAACCGTTCCAACAAAACGGGATCTTTACATAACTTTTCTACATAATCACCGTAATCGTAAAATATTATCGGAGTATAGCCATCCATTCGTTGCAAAGCATTTTCGGAAGATTCATCGAAAATATATTCCGTATTAATTTTTTTCATAATCGTCGCAAGATCTTCCAGTTCGGCACAAACCGTTACCGCCAACGTTCCATAAGGCATACTATAAGCCGAATAAAAGTCGTAAAAGCCATCACAGACAGCCTGAAAATCAGAATCATCTAATAAATATTCACCAATCACGGCATAAGGCATCCCGTATGCCATTATCTCACTGGCAGAAGCAATCAAATAATCAGTAACATTTCTCAACTCATAAGCAACCTCGATCGAAGACATATAGCAATCGTCGAACAAAATATATTCCATTTTTATGCCTGCATCCGCAATACCTTTAGCAAGGGTACTTATATCTGTCTGATATTCGCTTGTCAAACCTCCGAAATAACGGGTCAACGGTTTTCCCTCATAGTCCCAATGCATTTTTACAGAAGATACAGACATCGTCTTCATTCGATCTACCGGAAGCCACCCCATACCATGACACCCGATCGTCATGGCATATATAGATGCCGGAGCAAATGTCTTCATATCATTCAATATAGAGGTAATGCCCTCTGCCGTCGTAAATGACGGATTCGTATAACTCTTCAACGTTTTGCGTTCGCATTTACCATTTTTATAAACAATTTCGAACATAGAAGCCTCGGTGCTGCTGGAAGACATAAACACGACAACTTTTTCATCTTTTAATCCCCGCTTTTTTATACACTCTTCCATATCCGAAATATTCGTATAAAAATTCGTCGTCAGATTAGAAGACCACGGCAAATACATAAATAGTGTTTTCCGACTTGTCGTCACTATATCAGGCTCATCTTTCTCACAGGAAAAGAGAAAAAAAGACAAAACAGCCCAACAAAGAATCTTTATCTCACCGTATCGCATATTCATGTATTACTTTTCAGAATTTCAAATATAAGCATTACAAAGGAAATTGATTATAACATAGAATTAAAAAATAAGGATACCGCATAAATACGTAGTATCCTTATCTTATGCATTAAAAATTCACTTCCGTTAATCGTCCATAGGCTCAGTATCCACCCGGAAAGCCCGAATACGTAAAGATGTCGTACGTAAAGCATAACCACCATTGCCTAACTCATAAGCATAATGATCTGCTCCTTCTCCATCACCGCCTCCACTATTTGCATAACTACCATCTGGCAATACTTTCGTAGCCCGGGCACGGACACTACTTTGCCCACTTGAACCGTTCTCTCTTTCCCCCGCTGAAGCACTCCAATAATAATTGTCCTGAAACTCTCCAAAAACAGTATAATACTGTGTTAACGCATCTTCCATCTGACGAATACCGGGCAAGAACCATTTGCTTTCATTACTTTCCTCCTCATAAACTCTATCGCCCACTAAACCAGCAGTTCTACGAGGTATATATGACGACACGATTGTTCCGTTATCACTCCGCTTATTCCTGTTATAACAATATTCAAAAGCAGACCGAGGCTTATCATTCAAGGTCATAAGCACTTGTCCCGACCTAAAAATGATAAAACTTGTATAAGGATGTCCATCATTAAAAATTTGCCCCGGAGGATCATACGGGCCTCCCGGTATACCTAAAACACTATACCTATACAACTCCTCTATTGTGAAGTCATGAAGGTCTGAATTCTGTTCGGCCCAAGGCAATCCTGTATAAACTTGTTCAGTAAAATATTCATCCAACGGGTCATAATGATCCAAGTATTCTTCATATTGCTCCATATATAAAGTGCCGCCGTCACGCATATTTACCGGCAATAAATGAACCTGTTCCAACACTACCGTACGACGTTTTATTTCCTTTCTATTCTCCTTATAAATTAAAGTAACTGTCACTCGCCGATTTTCTGTTGTCGACAGATTCTCATCAATATAGAAATAAACCCTATCCCGAGAATTATCGACCGTAACTCTCTTACCCGTCTCACTCAACGTTCTTGTAACCAATCCTTTTGTAAAGAATGCCCGCTTACCATTACCGGCTGTCCACGCCGTTCCGGTAGCCAAATGAGTTCCTGTATTAGAACCCTCATCATAAGCAGTAAAACCCGATTCTGTTACAGTCCCCTTCTCCATATCGGAAGCCTTGATTTTCTCCATCCGAATCCAGTCGGGAACAGTTACCGGAGTCTCACTATTATCCGGCACTTCTCCCAAAATCACTTCCATAGTCGGATTTTTTGTCGATTTATCGGCAAACATATAGACATCCATCGGCGTTACACAAAAATGAGCGTCATGGTTACGTTCACGCAACATGGCAATATAAAATTCATTGTCATCCTCCTCAATATTCACCCGGGCATCAAGAGTATACTCTCCTGTCTCTATATTTTGAGAAGTCAAACCTTTAATCGTAATATTATTTTTATATTGATGATTACGTTTTACCTGAAAATTATCGGTATGATTCGCTCCCAAATAAAGCGTATAGCGTACCTCATAAGTTGCTCCGTTATAGGTAGTATAAAAACCATGCAATTCTACTGCCGCAGCATTTTTATTAGCGAGATAAGGCTTATAACGTTGTTTCTGATAATCCTTAATACTATCGGGATAAAGCCCTTTTTCTCCTGCCAAAGAAGGATCTGCCCATTTCTCTCCCTCATCTACTTTCCATTCTGCATTCTGCATATTCTCATACATATAGAAAGTAAAAGCAATTTGTCCGTTCTTATTAAAAATCGTACGTTGCATCGATGTCGTTATGCTCTTTGTCCAACTATCTTCCCAATCGACTCCTGTTTCGGTATTTACTGCGAGAGTAGAAAAAGGTACTTTCGTAGAAAGATTTTTTGCCGTCCATTCTACAAGAGTAAGAGCAGGTAAATTATTCTCTTCTACCTCACTATCGAGCTGGATATTGACATCTATACGTACCATCAAAGCTGTCAGATCGATACGTCGCTCATCATCCGTCGAAGTCTCCGTTTTGGTAAGATCGATCACTTTATATCCTACCATCGGCATTCCTCCGGAAGGTAAACCGAGCGAAACATTTTCCGGAGCATAAACAAGATTTTTCAAATCCGACAGATTCGTAATGCCATCAGGCCGTCCGTCTCCATTCCTGTCTCTTCCGAAAATAACAGGATCTACGTTCGCAATGGCATACACAGTGGCTTTACTGGCAAGGTCCTTATTCGCAAATGCCTGATTATCTATCTTAAGAAGGCTCACTCCTTGCCCGGGTGCATAATATCCTCCATCATCGGGTGCATCCCGATATC contains:
- a CDS encoding acyl carrier protein — its product is MTQEDILSKVQNIFRDVLDEENISLTSQTTANDIEEWDSLTHIQLVVAIEKSFKIKFTSKEILSWKNVGEMVETIHAKL
- a CDS encoding HAD-IIIC family phosphatase, translated to MNSFNALKKIYSRRAEIKNLPHIKVAVVGDTATQFLAMAIYGTGVERGFDIELFEAEYNQVERQFLDKASDLYRFDADYIVVFQSTHKLLTRYGKCGDADRLRLADERLDFVRTICETTDAKIIYCNYPEIDDAVFGNFANQVEFSFLYQLRKLNYKLMEVARECPNLYICDLATIQNKLGRDAVFQPSIYVSTEMVLSIEALPWVASRILDIICALKGKIKKCLVLDLDNTLWGGVIGDDGIENIQIGHGLGIGKAFSEFQLWIKKLKERGVILAVCSKNTESVAKEPFVKHPDMILKLDDIAVFVANWENKADNIRRIQQILNIGFDSMVFLDDNPFERNMVRVNIPDIVVPELPEDPGEYLEYLYGLNLFETVSYSAADSERTRQYQVEARRVSERMSFANEDEFLASLEMVSDIQAFTPFNIPRVAQLSQRSNQFNLRTVRYTEGDIERMGKDPERYAPFTFTLADKFGDNGLICVVILEKDNRAKTLFIDTWFMSCRVLKRGMERFTLNVLVRYARENGFKKIIGEYIPTVKNKMVEDHYAQLGFVKLPEMEKNLYMLDVDSYIDKTCYILSK
- a CDS encoding clostripain-related cysteine peptidase, with translation MNMRYGEIKILCWAVLSFFLFSCEKDEPDIVTTSRKTLFMYLPWSSNLTTNFYTNISDMEECIKKRGLKDEKVVVFMSSSSTEASMFEIVYKNGKCERKTLKSYTNPSFTTAEGITSILNDMKTFAPASIYAMTIGCHGMGWLPVDRMKTMSVSSVKMHWDYEGKPLTRYFGGLTSEYQTDISTLAKGIADAGIKMEYILFDDCYMSSIEVAYELRNVTDYLIASASEIMAYGMPYAVIGEYLLDDSDFQAVCDGFYDFYSAYSMPYGTLAVTVCAELEDLATIMKKINTEYIFDESSENALQRMDGYTPIIFYDYGDYVEKLCKDPVLLERFEQQLSRAVPYKVHTDYFYSVTKGRVPIYTFSGITTSDPSKHSLTVSKTDTEWYKATH
- a CDS encoding DUF4906 domain-containing protein — encoded protein: MIKVKINKILSIAFLFLIIVFSACREEELFDQSTVSTGNITTLSFSGNPMDLLKVTTRASDIKDENEKKINQLYIFFFGSDGEYLKGGYLTGYRDAPDDGGYYAPGQGVSLLKIDNQAFANKDLASKATVYAIANVDPVIFGRDRNGDGRPDGITNLSDLKNLVYAPENVSLGLPSGGMPMVGYKVIDLTKTETSTDDERRIDLTALMVRIDVNIQLDSEVEENNLPALTLVEWTAKNLSTKVPFSTLAVNTETGVDWEDSWTKSITTSMQRTIFNKNGQIAFTFYMYENMQNAEWKVDEGEKWADPSLAGEKGLYPDSIKDYQKQRYKPYLANKNAAAVELHGFYTTYNGATYEVRYTLYLGANHTDNFQVKRNHQYKNNITIKGLTSQNIETGEYTLDARVNIEEDDNEFYIAMLRERNHDAHFCVTPMDVYMFADKSTKNPTMEVILGEVPDNSETPVTVPDWIRMEKIKASDMEKGTVTESGFTAYDEGSNTGTHLATGTAWTAGNGKRAFFTKGLVTRTLSETGKRVTVDNSRDRVYFYIDENLSTTENRRVTVTLIYKENRKEIKRRTVVLEQVHLLPVNMRDGGTLYMEQYEEYLDHYDPLDEYFTEQVYTGLPWAEQNSDLHDFTIEELYRYSVLGIPGGPYDPPGQIFNDGHPYTSFIIFRSGQVLMTLNDKPRSAFEYCYNRNKRSDNGTIVSSYIPRRTAGLVGDRVYEEESNESKWFLPGIRQMEDALTQYYTVFGEFQDNYYWSASAGERENGSSGQSSVRARATKVLPDGSYANSGGGDGEGADHYAYELGNGGYALRTTSLRIRAFRVDTEPMDD